Proteins from one Acidimicrobiales bacterium genomic window:
- a CDS encoding acyltransferase: MSEVRAAMVQTSWTGDKESMIELHEKYLAEAAAAGARVMCFQELFYGPYFCQVQDTAFYDYAEAIPDGPTTRRFQELAAKHGMVLVLPMYEKEQEGLLYNTAAVIDADGTYLGKYRKTHIPQVKGFWEKFYFRPGNLGYPVFDTAVGRVGVYICYDRHFPEGWRALGLNGAQMVFNPSATSRGLSSYLWQLEQPASAAANMYYVGAINRVGTEDLGDNDFYGMTYFVDPRGQFVGDVCSDQDEELIVRDLDLDLIDEVRNQWAFYRDRRPDMYDPLTQA, translated from the coding sequence ATGAGCGAGGTGCGGGCAGCCATGGTCCAGACGAGCTGGACCGGCGACAAGGAGTCGATGATCGAGCTCCATGAGAAGTACCTGGCTGAGGCGGCCGCTGCAGGGGCCCGCGTCATGTGCTTCCAGGAACTCTTCTACGGCCCCTACTTCTGTCAGGTCCAGGACACCGCGTTCTACGACTATGCCGAGGCCATCCCGGACGGTCCCACCACCCGGCGCTTTCAGGAGTTGGCGGCGAAGCACGGCATGGTGCTCGTTCTGCCGATGTACGAGAAGGAGCAGGAGGGCCTGCTTTACAACACCGCAGCGGTGATCGACGCGGACGGCACCTACCTCGGCAAGTACCGCAAGACCCACATCCCCCAGGTCAAGGGCTTCTGGGAGAAGTTCTACTTCCGGCCCGGCAACCTCGGGTACCCGGTATTCGACACCGCGGTCGGCCGGGTCGGTGTCTACATCTGCTACGACCGCCACTTTCCCGAAGGCTGGCGGGCCCTCGGTCTAAACGGTGCCCAGATGGTGTTCAACCCTTCGGCCACCAGCCGGGGCCTTTCTTCCTACCTCTGGCAACTCGAGCAGCCAGCCTCAGCAGCGGCCAACATGTACTACGTGGGTGCTATCAACCGCGTTGGGACCGAGGACCTGGGCGACAACGACTTCTACGGAATGACGTACTTCGTGGACCCCCGCGGTCAGTTCGTAGGCGACGTCTGCTCAGACCAGGACGAGGAGCTCATCGTGCGCGACCTCGACCTGGACCTAATCGACGAGGTCCGCAACCAGTGGGCCTTCTACCGGGACCGTCGTCCCGACATGTACGACCCACTGACCCAGGCCTGA
- a CDS encoding phosphotransferase family protein — MDTTPVDETLDDGDGLLFWPALQAWIADRDVPGEGPVVSSRQMAGGTQNNLFLLTRADGTTMVLRRPPRYPRPNSDETMLREARVLTAIAGRGVPQPVCHAACDDPSVIGTCFFLMSAVDGFAPVGPLPGRYATDPDWRHCLGLSMVDAISALALIPPEEVGLADFGHPDGWLERQVGRWRSQLKSYAAFDGYRGPDLPGVDRVGTWLDDHRPTDFHCGIIHGDYHLANVLAAHDRPELAAVLDWELTTLGDPRLDLAWLLITSGGVGSFETATDGFPTTDELVVRYGEKTGLPLDDLTWWQTLACYKLGIILEGTNARAAAGRAPVETGQDLHQRAVLLFEQAGYLIEGVDR, encoded by the coding sequence GTGGATACGACCCCGGTGGACGAGACCCTGGACGATGGCGACGGCCTGCTGTTCTGGCCGGCCCTCCAGGCCTGGATCGCCGACCGGGATGTTCCCGGCGAGGGTCCGGTGGTGTCCAGCCGACAGATGGCCGGTGGCACCCAGAACAACCTGTTCCTGCTGACCCGTGCCGACGGGACCACGATGGTGTTGCGACGACCGCCCCGCTACCCGCGACCTAATAGCGACGAGACGATGCTGCGCGAGGCGAGAGTGCTGACCGCCATCGCCGGACGCGGTGTCCCGCAGCCCGTCTGCCACGCGGCCTGCGACGACCCGTCGGTCATCGGCACCTGCTTCTTCCTGATGTCAGCCGTAGACGGCTTCGCCCCGGTGGGCCCGCTGCCGGGCCGGTACGCCACAGACCCCGACTGGCGGCACTGCCTTGGCCTGTCGATGGTCGACGCCATCTCCGCCCTGGCCTTGATTCCTCCGGAGGAAGTGGGGCTGGCCGACTTCGGACACCCGGACGGCTGGCTGGAGCGGCAGGTCGGACGGTGGCGGAGCCAGTTGAAGTCCTACGCGGCGTTTGACGGCTATCGCGGCCCGGACCTTCCCGGGGTGGACCGGGTGGGTACTTGGCTGGACGACCACCGGCCCACCGACTTCCACTGCGGGATCATCCACGGTGACTACCACCTGGCCAACGTGCTCGCTGCCCACGACCGTCCCGAGCTGGCCGCTGTCCTGGACTGGGAGCTGACGACCCTCGGCGACCCCCGTCTGGACCTGGCGTGGCTCCTGATCACGTCGGGGGGCGTGGGATCGTTCGAGACAGCAACCGACGGGTTCCCGACCACCGACGAGCTGGTGGTTCGGTACGGCGAGAAGACCGGCCTCCCCCTAGATGACCTGACCTGGTGGCAGACCCTGGCGTGCTACAAGCTGGGCATCATCCTGGAGGGTACAAACGCCCGGGCGGCCGCCGGCCGAGCCCCCGTCGAGACGGGACAAGACCTCCACCAGAGGGCCGTCCTGCTGTTCGAGCAGGCGGGGTATCTCATAGAGGGTGTGGACCGTTGA
- a CDS encoding uroporphyrinogen-III synthase gives MNTQSTDRPLEGWRIGVTADRRVDQQVEALWRRGADVVRGCTMRTVDLSDDPRLREVSRSLVNEPPDAVVLQTGMGLNMWLEAMDGTDVGADLRSTLQTTEVLARGPKAVSAARRADLEVSWSAPDELFSQIVDHVATTGGRRRIALQVDGTDEESLAAPLAASCGEVVVVPVYRWALPHDTRPAEALVDLVCDGGVDAVTFTTRQAAVHLVDVAEAQGRRRDLVDALDGTRVVPVSVGPVCSEAMRTLGMTGVVEPDRARLVAMLDALAEVATTRSGS, from the coding sequence ATGAACACCCAGTCGACCGACCGACCGCTGGAGGGCTGGAGGATCGGGGTGACAGCCGACCGGCGGGTCGACCAGCAAGTCGAGGCGCTGTGGCGCCGGGGAGCCGACGTGGTGCGCGGTTGCACCATGCGCACGGTTGACCTCTCCGATGATCCGCGGCTGCGGGAGGTGTCGCGGTCACTGGTCAACGAGCCCCCAGACGCCGTGGTGCTCCAGACCGGGATGGGGCTGAACATGTGGCTGGAGGCCATGGACGGGACCGACGTGGGCGCTGACCTCCGTTCCACGCTCCAGACCACCGAGGTCCTGGCCCGGGGGCCCAAGGCGGTGAGCGCTGCCCGACGAGCCGACCTCGAAGTCTCCTGGTCGGCCCCCGACGAGCTGTTCTCCCAGATCGTGGACCACGTGGCAACCACCGGGGGTCGGCGACGGATAGCCCTTCAGGTAGACGGCACCGACGAGGAGTCGCTCGCCGCTCCCCTGGCCGCCTCGTGTGGCGAGGTTGTGGTCGTGCCGGTCTACCGCTGGGCCCTGCCCCACGACACGAGACCGGCCGAGGCGTTGGTAGACCTGGTTTGCGACGGTGGGGTCGACGCCGTGACGTTCACCACCCGGCAGGCCGCCGTGCACCTCGTGGACGTAGCCGAGGCCCAGGGCCGTCGCCGGGACCTGGTCGACGCCCTGGACGGGACACGGGTGGTCCCGGTGTCAGTGGGGCCAGTTTGCTCGGAGGCCATGCGCACGTTGGGAATGACCGGCGTGGTCGAGCCGGACCGTGCACGGCTAGTAGCCATGTTGGACGCCCTGGCCGAAGTGGCAACGACCCGGTCGGGATCCTGA
- a CDS encoding phosphatidylserine/phosphatidylglycerophosphate/cardiolipin synthase family protein, with amino-acid sequence MPDSPELIAADLLDRFPPPTSAAFPARSGNLIESLVDGAVAFDQIAGAVEAATTSVWVCVAFLELDARFPGGRGTFLDLLDTAADREVDVRVLFWHPEGDWVGNDRRGRTGADDTFPGDEASARVLATRSTRWQARWDAAGRQCQHQKAWLVDAGTPDEVAFVGGINITKGSMADRRHNEADPSLGYRRGDRYAVVHDVYSRLRGPCVADVHDNFTMRWNGASECQRPYGSWPDGRTGDITERDPDTVPAVAGPTTAQIQRSVLPGLYDDLPDGENSVREQYLSAVAGARDYVYIENQIFLSRVVLQELRVALERGVLVVASVPGNPMSELAAARSHPGINAGYEVLATLGGYEGFCLSAPCVRRDWGYEEIYVHAKTAVVDDAWGTIGSTNLIFSSFQGDTEMNVSFWDPGVARTFRVRQIDEQAGFDSSNLGGGEAVGRLIEVARANAARRRAGGSLEGFACAVDPAHWAT; translated from the coding sequence GTGCCGGACTCCCCCGAATTGATTGCAGCAGACCTACTGGACCGCTTCCCGCCGCCCACCTCGGCGGCCTTCCCGGCGCGGTCGGGAAACCTGATCGAGTCGCTGGTCGACGGAGCGGTGGCCTTCGATCAGATCGCCGGAGCCGTCGAGGCAGCCACGACCTCGGTCTGGGTCTGCGTGGCCTTCCTGGAACTGGATGCCAGGTTTCCCGGCGGTCGGGGCACGTTCCTGGACCTCCTGGACACGGCGGCCGACCGAGAGGTCGACGTGCGAGTGTTGTTCTGGCACCCGGAGGGTGATTGGGTTGGGAACGACCGGCGTGGTCGAACTGGAGCCGACGACACGTTCCCCGGGGATGAGGCCTCGGCCCGGGTGCTAGCCACCCGGTCCACCCGTTGGCAGGCCCGCTGGGACGCCGCAGGCCGACAGTGTCAGCACCAGAAAGCATGGTTGGTGGACGCCGGGACCCCCGACGAGGTGGCTTTTGTCGGCGGCATCAACATCACCAAGGGCTCTATGGCCGACCGTCGCCACAATGAGGCCGACCCGTCACTGGGCTACCGGCGGGGCGACCGGTACGCCGTAGTCCACGATGTTTACAGCCGACTGCGGGGACCGTGCGTGGCAGACGTGCACGACAACTTCACCATGCGGTGGAACGGGGCGTCAGAGTGCCAACGGCCCTATGGATCGTGGCCGGATGGCAGAACCGGAGACATCACGGAGCGGGATCCGGACACAGTGCCAGCCGTAGCAGGTCCGACCACCGCCCAGATCCAGCGCAGCGTTCTGCCCGGCCTCTACGACGACCTACCTGACGGCGAGAACTCGGTACGGGAGCAGTACCTGTCGGCTGTCGCCGGGGCCCGTGACTACGTGTACATCGAGAACCAGATCTTTCTGAGCCGGGTCGTGCTGCAGGAACTTCGGGTCGCCCTGGAACGAGGCGTGCTGGTGGTGGCGTCGGTGCCGGGGAACCCGATGTCCGAGCTGGCGGCCGCCCGGTCCCACCCGGGAATCAACGCCGGGTATGAAGTCCTCGCAACCCTCGGTGGTTACGAAGGGTTCTGCCTGTCGGCGCCATGCGTCCGGCGGGACTGGGGATACGAGGAGATATACGTCCACGCTAAGACGGCCGTGGTGGACGACGCCTGGGGGACAATCGGATCCACCAACCTGATCTTTTCTTCGTTCCAGGGCGATACCGAGATGAACGTCTCGTTCTGGGACCCCGGTGTGGCCCGAACGTTTCGAGTCCGACAGATTGACGAGCAGGCTGGGTTTGACTCCTCGAACCTCGGTGGCGGTGAGGCGGTCGGGCGACTTATTGAGGTAGCTCGGGCCAACGCGGCTCGGCGTCGTGCCGGTGGGTCATTGGAGGGGTTCGCTTGCGCCGTGGACCCGGCCCACTGGGCCACCTGA
- a CDS encoding type 1 glutamine amidotransferase, with amino-acid sequence MKSALVIEHDEYGPAGQVGERLVERGYRLDVFRVLDDPSDPVCTKRYPDATSYDALLVTGSPWSVTDTDTIGSWIGQEIEMVRTAHEAGVGVLGMCFGGQVLSAALGGEVSRSNQPEFGWTEVETDLPDAVASGPWFQWHYDRFTVPHGATEVARNAVGPQVFRIGRSVGTQFHPEITPRLARLWIGMDRAELEAHDVDPDRMAAESEGRAADNRGDSYALVDWFLDGS; translated from the coding sequence GTGAAGAGTGCCCTGGTCATCGAACACGACGAGTACGGCCCTGCCGGGCAGGTAGGCGAACGTCTCGTCGAGCGGGGCTACCGACTTGACGTTTTCCGGGTATTGGACGACCCATCCGACCCGGTGTGCACGAAAAGGTACCCGGACGCCACCTCCTACGACGCCCTGTTGGTGACCGGTTCACCGTGGTCGGTCACCGACACCGACACCATCGGTTCCTGGATAGGCCAGGAGATCGAGATGGTCCGTACAGCCCACGAGGCAGGAGTCGGCGTGCTCGGCATGTGCTTTGGAGGCCAGGTGCTTTCGGCCGCCCTCGGGGGGGAGGTGTCGCGCAGTAACCAGCCGGAGTTCGGATGGACCGAGGTCGAAACCGACCTGCCGGATGCCGTAGCCAGCGGACCCTGGTTCCAATGGCACTACGACCGGTTCACAGTCCCTCACGGAGCTACCGAGGTGGCCCGCAACGCCGTCGGTCCACAGGTCTTCCGGATCGGTCGGAGCGTCGGCACCCAATTCCACCCCGAGATCACGCCCCGGCTGGCCCGGCTGTGGATTGGGATGGACCGGGCCGAACTGGAGGCCCACGATGTCGACCCCGACCGTATGGCTGCTGAATCCGAAGGGCGGGCAGCCGACAACCGGGGCGACTCCTACGCGTTGGTCGACTGGTTCCTGGACGGCTCCTGA
- a CDS encoding aldehyde dehydrogenase family protein, which yields MSEHHLMIIGADRVDAPEATEVRSPYDGRVLGTVPTGTTKHLDAAVAVAVTTLDAGTLPTHERAAILDRLAEALTARQEEFAQSISAEAAKPISTARVEASRAVDTARFSAAVSRTMVSEALTLDASSAGTGKTGFVKRVPIGVVGAISPFNFPLNLVCHKVAPAIAAGCPVILKPASATPLTAIRLAEVLLEECGLPPGWLNVVTCPGRTAAHLVEHDDVAMITFTGSPPVGWNIRTTAPRKKVSLELGNNSPIIVEPDVDVAQVADRLRMAAFGYAGQTCISTQRIYVHEDIASEFTEAMAAEAQSLTVGDPADPTTDVSSLIDPGETERVTDWVAEATAAGARIVCGGTMVDGVLAPTVLADVTDDMKVSCVEVFGPVVGIATYTDYEDALARANASDYGLQAAVFTNDVGRALRAAEVLEYGGVMVNESPSWRADHMPYGGIRDSGNTREGPAYTVREMTEERLIVIQA from the coding sequence GTGAGCGAACACCACCTGATGATCATCGGCGCCGACCGGGTCGACGCCCCCGAGGCCACCGAGGTCCGATCGCCCTACGACGGCCGGGTACTCGGCACGGTACCCACCGGGACCACCAAGCACCTGGACGCCGCTGTCGCTGTTGCCGTCACCACGCTGGACGCCGGAACACTCCCCACTCACGAGCGGGCGGCCATCCTGGACCGCCTGGCCGAGGCGCTGACCGCCCGTCAGGAGGAGTTCGCCCAGAGCATCTCTGCTGAGGCTGCCAAGCCCATCAGCACCGCCCGCGTCGAGGCCTCCCGAGCCGTCGACACCGCCCGCTTTTCGGCCGCCGTGTCCCGCACCATGGTCAGCGAGGCCCTCACGCTGGATGCCAGCTCGGCCGGCACGGGGAAGACCGGCTTCGTCAAGCGGGTCCCCATCGGGGTGGTCGGCGCCATCTCGCCTTTCAACTTCCCACTCAACCTGGTCTGCCACAAGGTCGCCCCTGCCATCGCTGCCGGCTGCCCGGTAATCCTCAAGCCCGCCTCTGCAACCCCGCTGACCGCAATCCGCCTGGCCGAGGTACTTCTCGAGGAGTGCGGCCTGCCACCAGGCTGGCTCAACGTCGTCACTTGCCCCGGTCGCACGGCAGCCCACCTGGTCGAGCACGACGACGTGGCCATGATTACCTTCACCGGATCGCCCCCGGTGGGCTGGAACATCCGGACCACTGCACCCCGTAAGAAGGTGTCGCTGGAGCTGGGTAACAACTCACCGATCATCGTCGAACCTGACGTCGACGTCGCCCAGGTGGCAGACAGGCTCAGGATGGCGGCCTTCGGCTACGCCGGACAGACCTGTATCTCCACCCAGCGGATCTACGTCCACGAGGACATCGCCTCCGAGTTCACTGAGGCCATGGCGGCTGAAGCCCAGAGCCTGACGGTGGGTGACCCCGCCGACCCGACCACCGATGTGTCGTCGCTGATCGACCCCGGCGAAACCGAGCGGGTCACCGACTGGGTCGCCGAGGCCACGGCCGCCGGTGCCAGGATCGTTTGTGGTGGCACCATGGTCGACGGCGTACTGGCCCCCACCGTGCTGGCCGACGTAACCGATGACATGAAGGTCAGCTGCGTCGAGGTGTTCGGACCGGTGGTCGGGATCGCCACCTACACCGACTACGAGGATGCCCTGGCCCGGGCCAACGCCAGCGACTACGGGCTACAGGCCGCCGTGTTCACCAATGATGTGGGTCGAGCCCTACGGGCCGCCGAGGTCCTGGAGTACGGCGGCGTGATGGTCAACGAGTCGCCGTCGTGGCGAGCCGACCACATGCCGTACGGCGGCATCCGCGACTCGGGTAACACCCGGGAGGGTCCGGCTTACACGGTTCGCGAGATGACCGAGGAGCGCCTGATCGTCATCCAGGCCTGA
- a CDS encoding alpha/beta fold hydrolase: MVQVQANEISIEVEEFGDPGDPPVLLIAGLGAQMTVWRDDFCRRLADRGHRVIRFDNRDVGLSTWFDDQPAGDLIAALFTVLEGDQVESAYSLGDMADDAVGVLDALGIDSAHVYGWSLGGMVAQHVAIRHPQRVRSLTSSQSMPRFIPMPTEVALTLVPPEADPDDLDTLVAAGVEAARICAGTLLPFDEDDARREIEDAIDRAWHPEGGIRQAVAALADDDRTPGLRNVRVPTLVLHGTADPLILPEGGQETADAVPDAELVWIDGLGHEMPEAVWPLFLDPICALVARVEAA, from the coding sequence ATGGTCCAGGTCCAGGCCAACGAGATCAGTATCGAGGTGGAGGAGTTCGGCGATCCGGGCGACCCACCTGTCCTGCTGATCGCCGGCCTCGGGGCCCAGATGACGGTCTGGCGAGACGACTTCTGTCGTCGGTTGGCCGATCGGGGCCACCGGGTGATCCGCTTCGACAACCGAGACGTCGGCCTTTCCACCTGGTTCGACGACCAGCCGGCCGGAGACCTGATCGCCGCCCTTTTCACTGTCCTGGAAGGGGACCAGGTCGAGTCGGCGTACTCCCTGGGTGACATGGCCGACGATGCCGTAGGGGTGCTTGACGCCCTCGGAATCGATTCGGCCCACGTCTACGGATGGTCACTCGGGGGGATGGTCGCCCAGCATGTGGCTATCCGGCACCCACAGAGGGTCCGGTCGCTCACCTCCAGCCAGTCCATGCCCCGGTTCATCCCCATGCCCACCGAGGTGGCCCTGACTCTTGTCCCCCCGGAAGCCGATCCCGACGATCTGGACACGCTGGTCGCCGCAGGCGTGGAAGCGGCCCGGATCTGCGCAGGGACCCTGTTGCCGTTCGACGAGGACGACGCCCGCCGGGAGATCGAGGACGCCATCGACCGGGCTTGGCACCCGGAGGGCGGGATCCGCCAGGCCGTAGCCGCGTTGGCCGACGACGACCGGACACCCGGTCTTCGGAACGTGCGGGTACCGACGCTGGTGCTCCATGGCACCGCCGACCCCCTGATCCTGCCCGAGGGCGGGCAGGAGACAGCCGACGCGGTCCCCGACGCCGAACTGGTGTGGATCGACGGCCTGGGTCACGAGATGCCAGAGGCCGTCTGGCCACTTTTCCTGGATCCGATCTGCGCCTTGGTAGCCCGGGTCGAGGCGGCCTGA
- a CDS encoding class I SAM-dependent methyltransferase, producing the protein MAHEQHRHDHDKGLLAELHWLWKIRKFWSSDLNRALVDLADPKPGERGLDVGAGMGPATMLAAKRGAHVVAVEPSAVMRAVCRLRRLFQWARRRITVECGVAEDLPVAGGSTEVLWAANAIHHWVDHGLAFAEFARVLSPGGRLVLVDEDYDDPEHPDHAAHAGHETHLTPVDVDVISAALRALGLEAAGRHEEVAGVPAKVVRATKPA; encoded by the coding sequence GTGGCCCACGAGCAGCACCGACACGATCACGACAAAGGTCTGCTAGCCGAACTTCACTGGCTGTGGAAGATTCGAAAATTCTGGTCGTCGGACCTCAATCGGGCCCTGGTGGACTTGGCTGATCCAAAGCCCGGGGAGCGCGGCTTGGACGTAGGGGCGGGCATGGGTCCTGCCACCATGCTCGCAGCAAAGCGGGGCGCCCACGTGGTGGCCGTTGAGCCGTCGGCCGTAATGCGAGCCGTGTGCCGGCTACGGCGGTTGTTCCAGTGGGCCCGGCGACGAATCACCGTGGAGTGCGGGGTGGCCGAGGACCTGCCGGTGGCCGGCGGATCGACCGAGGTGCTGTGGGCGGCCAACGCCATTCACCACTGGGTGGACCACGGGCTGGCGTTCGCCGAGTTCGCCAGGGTGCTGTCCCCCGGCGGGCGCCTGGTTCTGGTCGACGAGGACTACGACGACCCGGAACACCCCGACCACGCGGCCCACGCCGGCCACGAGACCCACCTGACACCGGTGGACGTGGACGTCATCTCGGCGGCACTGCGGGCCCTCGGCCTGGAAGCCGCCGGTCGCCACGAGGAGGTGGCCGGGGTTCCAGCCAAGGTGGTGAGGGCGACGAAGCCCGCCTGA
- the speB gene encoding agmatinase, which translates to MTENPQPLGGNEMPRFGGISTFMRLPGTSDPADLDVAVVGVPLDTGTSNRPGARFGPRGIRAESVLIRPYNMATRAAPFDSLRIDDTGDVAASPYDLQAAVDAIETHYDSLLAHDLVTASIGGDHTVVLPILRSMAKKHGPVGLVHVDAHTDINDTMFGSKIAHGTPFRRAVEDGLLDTSRVVQIGVRGTGYAADDFDWSREQGFRVVQAEECWHRSLEPLMAEVRDQVGGGPVYLSFDIDGLDPAFAPGTGTPEVGGLTMPQALEVIRGCRGLDLVGCDLVEVAPIYDTSGMTSLVGANLVYEMLCVLPGVESRA; encoded by the coding sequence GTGACGGAGAACCCACAGCCTCTGGGGGGTAACGAGATGCCCCGGTTTGGTGGGATCTCCACGTTCATGCGCCTCCCCGGTACCTCCGATCCGGCAGACCTGGACGTGGCTGTCGTCGGTGTCCCTCTGGACACCGGAACTTCCAACCGTCCGGGGGCACGGTTCGGGCCCCGCGGGATTCGCGCCGAGTCGGTACTGATCCGGCCGTACAACATGGCCACCCGAGCCGCACCGTTCGACAGCCTCCGCATCGACGACACCGGCGACGTGGCGGCCAGCCCCTACGACCTTCAGGCAGCCGTAGATGCCATCGAGACGCACTACGACAGCCTGCTAGCCCACGACCTGGTCACTGCGTCGATAGGAGGCGACCACACCGTCGTGCTCCCGATCCTTCGATCCATGGCAAAGAAGCACGGCCCCGTAGGCCTCGTGCACGTAGACGCCCACACCGACATTAACGACACCATGTTCGGCTCCAAGATCGCGCACGGCACCCCGTTTCGACGGGCCGTTGAAGACGGGCTTCTGGATACCAGCCGGGTGGTTCAGATCGGCGTGCGGGGAACCGGCTACGCCGCCGACGACTTCGACTGGTCTAGGGAGCAGGGCTTTCGCGTGGTCCAGGCGGAGGAGTGCTGGCACCGCAGCCTGGAGCCACTCATGGCCGAGGTCCGTGACCAGGTGGGTGGAGGGCCCGTCTACCTCAGCTTCGACATTGACGGTCTTGACCCTGCCTTCGCTCCGGGCACGGGTACCCCTGAGGTCGGCGGACTGACTATGCCTCAGGCCCTCGAGGTGATTAGGGGCTGCCGCGGCCTCGACCTCGTGGGCTGCGACCTCGTCGAGGTGGCTCCCATCTACGACACCAGCGGGATGACAAGCCTGGTCGGCGCCAACTTGGTCTACGAGATGCTCTGCGTCCTGCCAGGTGTCGAGTCCCGGGCCTAA
- a CDS encoding MFS transporter translates to MAELRDQLGFSEAGIGLAIASGFGAAFVASLVMAPHADRGRAPLMLRSGLVLAVVAMVLLAIGDDLWHYVLGRAVFGFALGTAGPAARRTVIVADPLNLGRNLGRLGAWDVGGFVAGPVIAAGLAAIGGFRFTFWAMASALALLLPVAFRAQPDVATQDEKRLGLRGLLRIRRLIGAFFVVAAYFVFIGAFEAVWVLELDTRGASRTVLGVALTTGALPIALLSPIGGSLAQRYGARRWAVGTLGIIMVMVIFWGIVPGIIGLIALTVATSVVEGLGFPSTPMLVSAAVAEDRQASAQGLMVAVEVATGAVAALVTSAVYAAHGDTVAWTATAVTMGLLLSIGAILTRPDDRRPVRPGIPTDPTRRPFR, encoded by the coding sequence TTGGCCGAACTCCGTGACCAGCTTGGATTCTCAGAAGCTGGCATCGGCCTTGCTATCGCCTCGGGCTTTGGCGCGGCGTTTGTAGCCAGCCTCGTCATGGCTCCTCATGCCGACAGAGGACGGGCGCCCCTGATGTTGCGGTCCGGTCTAGTTCTTGCCGTGGTAGCGATGGTTCTTCTCGCAATTGGTGATGACCTCTGGCATTACGTGTTGGGTCGGGCGGTATTCGGCTTTGCTCTCGGAACCGCGGGGCCAGCAGCACGACGCACCGTGATCGTGGCTGACCCTCTCAACCTGGGCCGAAATCTTGGTCGATTAGGTGCTTGGGACGTCGGAGGCTTTGTGGCAGGACCGGTAATCGCCGCTGGCCTCGCGGCCATCGGCGGGTTTCGCTTCACGTTCTGGGCAATGGCCTCTGCATTGGCCCTCCTGCTACCCGTGGCGTTTCGGGCTCAACCAGACGTAGCGACTCAGGATGAGAAGCGCCTCGGCCTGCGGGGGCTACTTCGGATCCGGCGCCTGATCGGCGCCTTCTTCGTGGTAGCGGCCTACTTCGTATTCATCGGAGCCTTCGAAGCCGTTTGGGTGCTGGAGTTGGACACGCGAGGTGCTTCACGGACCGTGTTGGGTGTTGCCCTCACTACCGGTGCCCTCCCTATTGCCCTTCTATCGCCTATCGGTGGCTCGCTGGCCCAGCGATATGGAGCCCGGCGGTGGGCGGTCGGGACTCTCGGGATAATCATGGTGATGGTCATCTTCTGGGGGATCGTGCCCGGAATTATCGGCCTGATCGCCCTGACCGTTGCCACCTCAGTCGTAGAAGGACTCGGGTTCCCGTCAACGCCAATGCTGGTGTCGGCCGCAGTGGCTGAGGATCGCCAAGCTTCGGCTCAGGGTCTAATGGTTGCCGTCGAGGTGGCGACGGGGGCCGTGGCCGCCTTGGTTACCTCCGCTGTCTACGCCGCCCACGGCGACACCGTGGCCTGGACAGCGACGGCCGTCACCATGGGACTCTTGCTTTCCATCGGTGCGATACTCACCCGACCCGATGACCGTCGACCCGTCCGGCCCGGTATTCCGACCGACCCGACCAGGAGGCCCTTCCGATGA